ctatttttttctgtggaaatTATTAGAACTAGATCTGATGCACAGGGGGTTTCATGAGGCTGATACAAAGTCAAATTAATTTAGaaacattgaatacatttataaatatactattgATGGtgtattaatgaataaataattgcacTTATTTTGTGCATGTTTACAATTGTAGAAAAACTCAGTACCAAAGTAAACTTGATACAACAAGATTAGAGTGCTTATTGTTTGGTAATCCAGCTGATGCAATATATGCTACTTTAATTAATATTAGAAAAATGGAAAGGTAACTCACCCTGTGTATCCACCCAGATGCTATCTGTATCCAGAACAGAATCATCAATAGTTGTTTCATCTCTGTAATCATCTTGTGTTTCTGTCTTATATTCTGTTTCCTCTCTTTCTGGAGAGGCTGGCATACAAGGCGATCCTTCTTTGGGCTCTTCATTAGATAGTTCTTCTattacttcttcctcctcctcctcctcctcctcttcttcctcttcatccTCTTCCTCTTCTGTTAAGGGCTTTTCATCAATTTCAGCAGGCTGAGTTGCTGCAAAGCGGACATTGTGAGCCACAGATTCACCTTGATCTACAGTAGTTTGCTCTACCTTAATAAAGTCATCTTCAACTGTTACCACAGACTCAATAATTCCTTGAGTTTCTTCCACATATTCCTTGACTGTTTCTTTATCAACAATATCTAACTTAGCCTCCTCAGGCAAATCTTGTGTTAAGTCTTTGCTACTTTCCTCTGTTACCTTTATTTCATGTATCTCTTTATCAGATTCTTCATCCACAGGTTGTGTTATCTTGTGATcaatttcttctgtcttttctacTGTCTCTAAACTTTCCTCTACTTGAGGTTCAActaccttttcttcttcctctggctcCTCATGCTTTATTTCCTGTGTAAGAGGAACAGTAGTTTCTGTTAATTCTTGCGTGACCTGCATAGTGATCTCctcaatatctgttttttttgtatctacaGGTGATGTGTTTTGGGAGCCTTCTTGTGATGGCTCTTGAGCTTGTTCTGGTTCACCGCTGGATTCATAGGACTCTTCCTTGTCAACTGCCTCTTGGTGTACTAAGTCAGGCTTGGCACCTTTCTCCTTTAAATCAAGTTCAGAAAGTTTGGTGTCCTTCCCAGTGGCTGAATCTTCATCAGAAATAACTTTAACCATGTAATCAGAATCTTTTTCAGTGACTTTGGTTTTAGCTTCGTTTTCATCTTCTCCTTGTGACTCCAGCTCAGAAGATTTAGCAACTTCTTGACTAGGTGTTTCTTCTGTAGATAGCTTGACTTGTTCAGATGTCTCTGTTTCAGCTTTCTCGTGGACAGTGTCAGGGATTGTTTCATGTTCTGCGGATTTGGAGTCTTTTATCGATAtcttttctatttcatcttttatttctgAGGCTTCTTTATCTTTCACGACAGCCTCTATGATTTCTGTTTGGTCTTTAATCTCTGTTGCCCCTAATGATTCTCTTAACTCAGCCTGTTCTTCCCCTTTTTCTAGGACTGTATCCAATTTTGTCTCACCAAACTTTTTCTCCTGTTCTGATTCCCACCCAACAGATCCAGTGTCACTACTAGGTTCCTGCATTTCTTTTCCAAGCTTCTCTGCTGCCAGTTTTACTTCAATAATGGATGGATCTACTGCATAGCTTTCATAAAGGGTAGTCATTCCTCCACTCACACTTTCACTGTCTTGTACTGGAGATGGGAGAGGGACAGTGTATTTATTGAACACACAATAACCTAGTTCTTCCTGTTGACTATCTGCCTTTACAAGAAGGCTGCTTCCTTCAATTACAGATGCTTGTTGGAGTACACTACCTTCATCAATAATAACCTCAGAAGCTCCAGACTTTCTTCTGGTAACATCTGTTTCTGTACTTCCTGAATCTAGTCTGGATCGAGGTTGAGTTAAATCTAACATTTCTGGCAAGTCTGGTGCCATGATAGTACCATTCTTGTAGTACTCTTTACTTGGATACTGAGATTCACACAATGGCTCTAATTCAAACCTTTCCTTCTCAgtatctttttcttttagttgtgtatcctcttcctcctcctcttcttcatgCTCTGCTTCTTCTGGGAACGAAAGAGCTTTTTCAATAGCTGGTGTGGTGGCTGGCAAGTCAGCTTCATCTCCCTCATCTAGGCTACCACTTGTATTAGAAAGAATATCAGTTGCTAAAGGAGAAAGGTCATGGGCACGAGCATAGCTAAATCCCAATGCTATGGAGTCAAGGCAAGACATTGGAAGATTTATAGACATGCTTCTTTGCTCAATGGCAGATCTTCCACCAAGTCCTAAACTACGGCTGAGTGTCAAGTCATCTTTATTTTTACTAAGAAACTGTGATTTGTCCGCATATATATTTGGATCAATTGTAAATAAACGATCCCCTGGAGCTACTTTTGAATGCATCTTTCCAGATGTGAGTGTACTATACCCTACATCATGAGCTGCACTGACCTTTTCCTCAATAGCTGGGGATAAGTCATCCTCCtcttcatcttcctcttctttAGCTATATGTGGGATGGAAGCAGCTTCATAAGGGGGTTCTTTGACATCAGTCAACTCATAATAATCACTGCTTTGTTGGACACTGCCTTCTAAAGCTTCTTCTTTCAGAGCAGATGTTTCAAAATATGTCGACATTCCAGATTTATCTTCTTCCAGTCCTATTTTATGCTCATCTACATCTTTGCTATCATCCTTAGATTCTGGTACAGATTTCTCTTTAGAAGATTCCAACATGATTTGCTTTTCATCTTGTATCTCAAAAGTGTCTTTTTTTGATGTCTCCTGTTTATCTTTTTCAATATCGATTACTTTGCCACTAAATGTTTCATCCTGTTTTGGCAAAATACTCCCTTCACCTAATGCTTTTGAAATATCAGGCTTGGTGTCACCATACTCCCTTTCATCAAGTTGTTTGTCAGAAATTTTACTAGATACATCAGCTGATGTCACTGAACTAGGtatatcttccttcttctctggACTTAAGCTAATAGCTTCTGTCTCTGGCTGAACCAGCTGACTGGGACAACTCTCAATGGCACTATCTTTGGCAATATCTGGGACATCTTTCCTGTCTGTAATGTCTTTCTCAGATGAATCTGTGGCAAGCAATGAGGTATGTAAAGAAAGTTCATCTTTAACAGCCAGCCCTTTATCCTGTACAGTTGAAAGTGGTACACAGCTTTCACTTGAAGGGAAACTAGAGAACAGGTTTTCCTTTACATTGCTTGTTGGGGATGTTGAAAGGTTATCTTTGCTTTCAGTTTCAACTTTGATAAAGTCTTGTTGTTCAGCTTCAGGAGAAGTAGGGGTGCATGGTTCTACAGAAAATGAGTAACCATGTGGAGCCTCAAACACTGTATCAGTGCTTGGCATTTGTAACGCTGAAGGCAATTTATCATCTTCCTTCTCTGGCTTTTTAACATCTTTCTCAGGAACCTGTGATGCCAGGATATCTTGCTTTGATTCCTCCCAAGTCTTGCTCTTAATTGATGAGATATCTTCAACAGCTTCCACAGAAGTAGGAGCAGAATCTGAATGTCCTTGTGCCCCCATCTTCGAGGCTGCAAGCAAATCTAGagaagtttgacttttttttttcacaatatataaaCCAGTAATTATTCATCACAGATACCTCTGTAAACAGATGCATTGCAGTTTATGTAACAAAGCCAAAAGCACAGCAGCTCATATGTAAAACAGCAGGGTCTGGGAATTACAGTAGATTGTAACCTGAATAACCCAAATCATATTACATGACAggcaagtatacattttttttcaaaaatgttagaTGTTAAAATGTTACACTGCTGCAACAAACAGGGATGGTCAAGAGGTTATCTCTAAATTAGactaattaaattgtatttaataaagataCAGACCCTTGAAGATTATACCATTGTACAGGACAAAGAGAAGAGAGGCACAATTGTGTTGTGTTCTGTTTGGTAATTTTGAACAACAAAGTTATGAGAAGAAATGGTTTAATGTTGCATAAACAGTTAGGACCTATTTATACCATGTCAGTCCTTTGTGCTGTGTTTAATGAACGCATATTATTCCATGTTATATAATGCAATTGTGTGCTGCATTAAGGCTCCTGTGTTTAGTGATGCATTTGGTGTCACAACACGATGTAGTGTGTTACTATACGTTTCGACAAATGAGGTGTATTACAAATAAAactatgagggggtgctgagaatttcctgattttgcccccttccagatgaaatagaaaaattagtctgggggcatatgacagcctaatatcctagtatgtaactgtgcaaatatcaggtctttgcaattcttaaaactgtttttcttttagtgagaagctgtgatggcagaggcacaagcaagtttcaggttcttggagttacgggccgtcatgaagtttttgtttctccagggaaagtcagcaaaggacattcacactgggatgccacaaacactgggggagaagtgtccctcctacagcactgtcaagatctggatatcttgtttcaagactgggcatttcatcgttgaagatgagccctgcactgggcggcccccaacctcaactgacccggcaacctgcgatgctgtccatgagctgatttttaAAGACCGGCGAATacccgcaaaaaagatagcccagatacttgacatctcatgggagcatgGCTCTAGTATCacgggacagtattatgctaacctcctggaccagctgaaggaggaaattaaaacgccatggaaagttgaccaatgagatcctttttttgcaggacaatgcaacTGCGCACaagtccaacattgtggctgccaaattgaacaccctgggtttccaattggtccaccatccccctgaTTCACCCGACCTGgtccctttggactattatctgttccgaAATTTGAAGAACACCTGAAGGGgtaacgttttgaggacatttccgacgtcaaagatgctgctgagagctggtttgcggcccaaccaaagaacttttatttgaatagtctggaaaagctgcaactactctgtaccaagtgcatcaatttcaggggggaatatgttgaataaatgtgttatttcataactctggctctcttctttctgggcaaagccaggaacatctcagcacccACTCGTACAGTACACTACCATTCATTGTAGTAAAATCTGGTtactgcatgttactgcaagaCATGTGGTGTAATTGGGCTCTCCTCctttacacacatttaaaatggaTACGTAGGTTGTGTCAAATACAACATGGTTTGTTAGGTAACCTAGAGGTGGGGCAATTGGTGAAATTGGTGAGGAACcaactcaaaataaaatatcacaaatgtaaaaagactAAGTAGAGGTCTATTCAAACATAAAAAGAGGAGTCTTTtggttaaaaaagtttaaataaaaaggatgtcgcataacagttttattttatcaacTTTTATCAACTATACAATGATGAAAAATTGTTACAGAAGGGTGTTCAATGTAACAAATGCTGTTAAACATAGATGCAGATATGTTGTTTCTATAGAATATTAGATAGTGTAAGTTGTATAGGAATGAGACGATATTACTCATTCCTATACAATACAATTTACACTAATATTCTTTAGATACATGATTCACctatgtcccctgaggaagcagatattaTGAAATGCATTGGGCCCTCTAGGATGCACCTGTTAATCGTTGTATCAGTGAATACTCTGAATACAGTGAAGTTATTTTACTATAGTTTATAAAACCAACATATCTGCATCAGTTTAACAGCCTTTGTTATACGGAATTTCCCCTgtgtaataattgtttattattgtacatatatacatatatacaatatatatagatataaactGTATTcaacatcttttttatttgtactttttgaacaaatatacttttatgttttgacctccactgattttttttacattttctgaaggTTGCACCTAATATATATGTAGCACTGACTGGAGATCAGAGCAGCTAGAGAATGTTAGAAATTGTGAGAAATACACTAATTTTTTAGTGTAACAGTTAGAAACACTGTCAGACTTTTTTTGCTGTCCCCTCTCCTAATGACCCTAATAATGGGAAATCATCCCAATGAGTTCCCAGTAAACAGAGAAATCCTAATAGAAGTCCTAAACCTTCTCTGCTCTATAAAAAATTGCTGGTGATGGCTTTAATTACAAtgtcattatattttttctttttagcctttttattaaataattccaTTCTACTGCAGTCAGTAGTAATCAGAAGGTGAATCAGAGGTGTTTAATGACTGTACAAAGATAAGGTATTTTTATTCCAAAGGACATTTTCCAGTAAGGACGACATGGCTGCAGAATTATACATCCTTCAACTATTCAATTTTAATTTGGAAAATCCAATGAAATTTTGGTACTTGCCCTTTGAATTCTTGATTTTAGCAATGTCAGATTTGCAGTTTATGCTTTATTATTCAGGTTACAGTGCATCTGTAAATACATGACAAACAGTACAGAGAGtatcacaacataaaagagagACAACATAGGAAAATATATAGAGTTTTGCAGAAATCCCCTTTTGATTGTGTATTGTGTTAtccagcaaaacattttctagaattCTTTCCCCAGTATAGACTAGATGCTACCTTCTAAATTTTATCAACCTCAGGTGTAAAGGAAGTTAAATGTGAATTCAATTTTTGGAAAATTCACTGATTTCTCATTGAATGTTTAACTGATAAACCAAAAAAGAACTATGGCTGGGGTTTGGCTTCATGAATCTTTggaggtgatttactaaagaatgtttaggctgtttacatagcaaagtgaattataacaCAAATTTAGTTAACTTGTGAATGTgataaaaaattcactttgcatggATAAGCAATgtcagcaaatgtaaaaatataggatttttgcttgcatgtgatcgGATGGCTGAAATCAGCATAATTTACCCTTGTTGACTAAACCAAGTGAAATATTAATTGCAGAGAGATGATTCACTTTGAACAGTAAATAGCCTACATTCATTCAGTAAATCAAACTTCATATATCTTAGAGGGTAAGTTTACTTGTATATGTGGCCATGTTATTCTGATATATATGAACATACAAATATTGTGCATAATGCATTGGTGCctataatgtaaatgtttcatacaaatataaatgttttagttaagtattttcctaaaaaacataataaagtaaataatctCTTCTTCATTCCACTTAGGTTAACTTCCAGATTTGTTCTTGCTTATAGTCAAgtaagaacttttatttttaaacatgcgtcttttaaaaacaaaagaaccaGCAAAACAGATCTTGTTTGTCAAGTAATGCTTTATgatgcaatgttaaaaaaaaatttaaaaccatgCTCCTCAAATCTGAAAAAGCACTTTTTTctaaactttagttttgctttctgACAGAGTAACTGTGTCTCCAAAAACCTTACGGGTTTTGCATGTCCTTTTTAATGCCAACAAAAATTAGGTTGTGTTGCTCTGTAATTAACCTTCAGAAAACAATAGGATAATTTTAACATATGACAAATGACTGCTACCAGCTTGTATAAGACGCAGATTATATCTGTTGTGCTGAAGGTATGTAGATCATTGCTATTTTTTgacaataattttataaaaattacaacAAATCATCAATGATTTTGCAATAGCTTCTATTTTGCTGGAACTTCAGCTAGCATTATAGGGTATAGGATACAGGAGGCAAAGAAGAGAAAATACTTACAGAAAAAGCTGTTTAAATGTTCATTGTGTCATATATGCCTATTTGTTCCTAAATCTTATTTAAAACTAAAGCAATAAGCTTTATTTGGAGAAAGTATGTCCCCATCccttattatttaaagaaaacatgtaaacagaaacataaaactTTTCATTACTGAGCTATGTTTTAGATCAATGCCTCACCAATTAGTGAAATATTAACTATAACAACCCTGTAACATATATAAAGCCAGCAATAGCAGCTACCCTGACATGTTCTACTTAAAAATGGTAAAGTTATCCCATATTCTATTAAATTTACCAAAACTCAATTTTTACTTAGGTATATCAATCTCAAATATAAACTGtatctaaatttaaaatgttcttattcCCCAAAACATCCAGTAAATTCTAGTAGCGTTTTTAAGATGATTTAGGATGAAACAAAAACCCGTCTGTTTGGTATAGGCAATAAAAGCACTTGTctagattttttatataataaatcagattaaatacattaaaaatctattgaaaataatttgttaaaaaagatCATATATTTTAAGATACTTATACAACCACATACAGAAGAAAATTAACAAAACTTcacatttatcaaggcaggaaaaAGGAATGCTAACTTATAGCATAGCATTGTAATGGGCAGCCGCTGACGGCAATGAATGGAATAAGACATGCTTTAAAGAAGATAACAGCAattgttgaacaaaaaaaaaagatcaagaaacaacataaacaaaataaacataaacaaatgaaatataaaatcaaGTTGAGAATCTAGGTGAAAAAAGTTAGAACTAATGtaagaatttaataaataaataaaaaaataaaacatagaggTATATAGTCATCAGCAATGTGACTGGCAAACACATCTAACATGGCATAAGAGAGACTAACATAAAGCAACAGCTTAGCAGCAAAGCATGTTTGTATCATGGCAAAGTAACCTGAAATCAGCTACTGAGGTAGGAATCGTTTTGTGCCGTCCATGACAGACAACAAACTGCAGTCAGCTTAGGAAAACAGCAAAGCCAATTATCATGGCAACACACAGGAATGAAACAGCCTCAGATAAGCATTTAAGTTGGACTCGGGGAGCAGTTAACATGCAGAGCATACACAGGACACACCTTCCTCTGGTAAGGAAGGCACTACAACAGCAGACGACTCTGCTTCActttttgtaatgctttttcCATCTGCTATTTCGCATACAACACTTTCCTCTGGGTGTTGTGTGTCATCAGATCCTGACTCTGATTGGACCTGGCTGAGCCCCAAGCTGGAGGACTCAGTTGGCCTGATTTCTCCCCCCTGAGCTTTATCGTCTTCTTTCTCAGTCACAGGACCCTTAACTCTCTCTTCTTTGGTGTTGGAAAACAAGATGACATGAAGAGAACAAATAAGACATTCACAGGAAAGTTATGAAGAGAACACCTATGAATAGAACACCTTATTAAATGAAAGGTTtgggaaaaataaatgatttactaATATATAAGGCACTTCAGTTGGCCTCCCTAGTTTTATATCTTTACTTATCTCTCAActgtttttgtcatatttttgatttttgaacCCTAAAAATATAGTAATGTATTCAAATGGATATGGCTGAAAATAATATGGACACAAATTCACAGGGGATCATTGGTGGGATTAAACGTCATACATTGGATCCTCTGTTACAGGAAATTAATTAGAGGAATATAATCACTTTACGTCAGTTTAGTTTACTTATAAGTTTTACTTCAATTAACTTGCCAGGACACTTGGAAATATATGTTTCATTAGGTTTTACCATAATTTATCATTAAACAGTTTTACAAATCTTTAGAGATAAAATTATCTACATGAAGATACAAACCGTTTACTCTTTAACCTTTTTATGAACACAAACTAACACTGCAAATAATGTTTGATTTTATAAAATGACTTCATATGCTCATAAGTATAGAATATGTTCCATTACGTGTTGGGTAGAAGATGTACCATGTGATTGATTTGAAACctgaacacagttttttttttcagcccattAAAGCTGTATTCTCCTAAAAATGTTCATGGGCATTTAGAACATGTGAACATTTTACTCcttcacatttcaaaaacacagcctcaatgtttattttacagccaGACAGTTGAAGGGTTTCCTCCCATTCTTGCACAGGTATTCAATGGTTGCCCCATACAGAATCTTCTAGTGTGTGCCAGATTTACTATCCTaatagtatatacagtaataattgAAGTCTAATTGTTAGACTCTAAAATATAGTTACCATATACAAAACCACTGAATTTATTGCAGCTATctatcagaatataaaaaaaaatatatattatatgttagtATCTTATAAAGACTATGtcaaataagtaaaatgtatgaGCAAACCACATAACTGcaaagaaatacaatattttatctcGTCCACCACCGTGCTGCTAAATGTTGCTTTGATTCTAAGAATAGGTCCCATTTGCCATTCCCCACTGGGAAACCAACACTTCCAGATGGATCAAGATCTCCTACATCTCTCTCTTGTTCCTTTTTGCTGTCCATGTTATCAAAAGACACAATAGGGGCCTGGAGTTAATCAGGAAGAACCAATGAGAGCTGTGAAGGACTCCGAAAATCAACATTTCATGGGAACAGCTGCTCAAGTGGCCTTCAGTGTCCTGCAGAAGAGTTTATTCTGTTGTTTCTTCTTTACAGGTAGATGGTTTGCCCATTGATTTAACTTTTGTGATTGGATCTTTTATATCTTTGCCAGGAGAATTCAGCTTTCTTGTAATGCTGGACCATAGTC
The Pyxicephalus adspersus chromosome 7, UCB_Pads_2.0, whole genome shotgun sequence genome window above contains:
- the MAP2 gene encoding microtubule-associated protein 2 isoform X2, with translation MTDNRQDESKPSPWAPGQLTEASPLPHSTDMKEQGGAGDGIVHSSNGIPFRETEERGYGERALQDSHPTSKENGINGEMPSADSETAEEVSARIVQVVTADAVAVLRGEQEKEVKLKGPPGDLPLAVEDTTNLPPSPPPSPASEQMGTVEEEERVKGPVTEKEDDKAQGGEIRPTESSSLGLSQVQSESGSDDTQHPEESVVCEIADGKSITKSEAESSAVVVPSLPEEASKMGAQGHSDSAPTSVEAVEDISSIKSKTWEESKQDILASQVPEKDVKKPEKEDDKLPSALQMPSTDTVFEAPHGYSFSVEPCTPTSPEAEQQDFIKVETESKDNLSTSPTSNVKENLFSSFPSSESCVPLSTVQDKGLAVKDELSLHTSLLATDSSEKDITDRKDVPDIAKDSAIESCPSQLVQPETEAISLSPEKKEDIPSSVTSADVSSKISDKQLDEREYGDTKPDISKALGEGSILPKQDETFSGKVIDIEKDKQETSKKDTFEIQDEKQIMLESSKEKSVPESKDDSKDVDEHKIGLEEDKSGMSTYFETSALKEEALEGSVQQSSDYYELTDVKEPPYEAASIPHIAKEEEDEEEDDLSPAIEEKVSAAHDVGYSTLTSGKMHSKVAPGDRLFTIDPNIYADKSQFLSKNKDDLTLSRSLGLGGRSAIEQRSMSINLPMSCLDSIALGFSYARAHDLSPLATDILSNTSGSLDEGDEADLPATTPAIEKALSFPEEAEHEEEEEEEDTQLKEKDTEKERFELEPLCESQYPSKEYYKNGTIMAPDLPEMLDLTQPRSRLDSGSTETDVTRRKSGASEVIIDEGSVLQQASVIEGSSLLVKADSQQEELGYCVFNKYTVPLPSPVQDSESVSGGMTTLYESYAVDPSIIEVKLAAEKLGKEMQEPSSDTGSVGWESEQEKKFGETKLDTVLEKGEEQAELRESLGATEIKDQTEIIEAVVKDKEASEIKDEIEKISIKDSKSAEHETIPDTVHEKAETETSEQVKLSTEETPSQEVAKSSELESQGEDENEAKTKVTEKDSDYMVKVISDEDSATGKDTKLSELDLKEKGAKPDLVHQEAVDKEESYESSGEPEQAQEPSQEGSQNTSPVDTKKTDIEEITMQVTQELTETTVPLTQEIKHEEPEEEEKVVEPQVEESLETVEKTEEIDHKITQPVDEESDKEIHEIKVTEESSKDLTQDLPEEAKLDIVDKETVKEYVEETQGIIESVVTVEDDFIKVEQTTVDQGESVAHNVRFAATQPAEIDEKPLTEEEEDEEEEEEEEEEEEEVIEELSNEEPKEGSPCMPASPEREETEYKTETQDDYRDETTIDDSVLDTDSIWVDTQDDERSIMTEAIEALPKEEKVEREIQKIPIDRHRKDKQIKTGRGRMSTPERKIGKKEPCATSRDEARRKKAVLKKAEIGKKSDVQTHSPSRKVILKPAVKQSRPAHQACMRRKPAGGDSQQTPSALRQTKDRIIDGVTKSPEKRSSLPRPSSIHPTRKIIPIDKEENSISTSTSVSSSVRRTTRSEPIWSRTGKSGTSTPTTPGSTAITPGTPPSYASRTPGTPGTPSYSRTPRTPGTPKSAMFTPTEKKVAILRTPPKSPATMKQMRIMSQPLPDLKNIKSKIGSIDNIKYQPKGGQVKILNEKIDYSAVQSRCGSKDNITHNAGGGQIQIVTKKIDLSHVTSKCGSLRNIRHRPGGGNVKIESVKLDFKEKAQAKIGSLENAHHIPGGGNIKIDSQKLHFREQAKARVDHGAEIITQSPGRSSVASPRRLSNVSSSGSINLLESPQLATLAEDVTAALAKQGL
- the MAP2 gene encoding microtubule-associated protein 2 isoform X1 yields the protein MTDNRQDESKPSPWAPGQLTEASPLPHSTDMKEQGGAGDGIVHSSNGIPFRETEERGYGERALQDSHPTSKENGINGEMPSADSETAEEVSARIVQVVTADAVAVLRGEQEKEVKLKGPPGDLPLAVEDTTNLPPSPPPSPASEQMGTVEEEERVKGPVTEKEDDKAQGGEIRPTESSSLGLSQVQSESGSDDTQHPEESVVCEIADGKSITKSEAESSAVVVPSLPEEDLLAASKMGAQGHSDSAPTSVEAVEDISSIKSKTWEESKQDILASQVPEKDVKKPEKEDDKLPSALQMPSTDTVFEAPHGYSFSVEPCTPTSPEAEQQDFIKVETESKDNLSTSPTSNVKENLFSSFPSSESCVPLSTVQDKGLAVKDELSLHTSLLATDSSEKDITDRKDVPDIAKDSAIESCPSQLVQPETEAISLSPEKKEDIPSSVTSADVSSKISDKQLDEREYGDTKPDISKALGEGSILPKQDETFSGKVIDIEKDKQETSKKDTFEIQDEKQIMLESSKEKSVPESKDDSKDVDEHKIGLEEDKSGMSTYFETSALKEEALEGSVQQSSDYYELTDVKEPPYEAASIPHIAKEEEDEEEDDLSPAIEEKVSAAHDVGYSTLTSGKMHSKVAPGDRLFTIDPNIYADKSQFLSKNKDDLTLSRSLGLGGRSAIEQRSMSINLPMSCLDSIALGFSYARAHDLSPLATDILSNTSGSLDEGDEADLPATTPAIEKALSFPEEAEHEEEEEEEDTQLKEKDTEKERFELEPLCESQYPSKEYYKNGTIMAPDLPEMLDLTQPRSRLDSGSTETDVTRRKSGASEVIIDEGSVLQQASVIEGSSLLVKADSQQEELGYCVFNKYTVPLPSPVQDSESVSGGMTTLYESYAVDPSIIEVKLAAEKLGKEMQEPSSDTGSVGWESEQEKKFGETKLDTVLEKGEEQAELRESLGATEIKDQTEIIEAVVKDKEASEIKDEIEKISIKDSKSAEHETIPDTVHEKAETETSEQVKLSTEETPSQEVAKSSELESQGEDENEAKTKVTEKDSDYMVKVISDEDSATGKDTKLSELDLKEKGAKPDLVHQEAVDKEESYESSGEPEQAQEPSQEGSQNTSPVDTKKTDIEEITMQVTQELTETTVPLTQEIKHEEPEEEEKVVEPQVEESLETVEKTEEIDHKITQPVDEESDKEIHEIKVTEESSKDLTQDLPEEAKLDIVDKETVKEYVEETQGIIESVVTVEDDFIKVEQTTVDQGESVAHNVRFAATQPAEIDEKPLTEEEEDEEEEEEEEEEEEEVIEELSNEEPKEGSPCMPASPEREETEYKTETQDDYRDETTIDDSVLDTDSIWVDTQDDERSIMTEAIEALPKEEKVEREIQKIPIDRHRKDKQIKTGRGRMSTPERKIGKKEPCATSRDEARRKKAVLKKAEIGKKSDVQTHSPSRKVILKPAVKQSRPAHQACMRRKPAGGDSQQTPSALRQTKDRIIDGVTKSPEKRSSLPRPSSIHPTRKIIPIDKEENSISTSTSVSSSVRRTTRSEPIWSRTGKSGTSTPTTPGSTAITPGTPPSYASRTPGTPGTPSYSRTPRTPGTPKSAMFTPTEKKVAILRTPPKSPATMKQMRIMSQPLPDLKNIKSKIGSIDNIKYQPKGGQVKILNEKIDYSAVQSRCGSKDNITHNAGGGQIQIVTKKIDLSHVTSKCGSLRNIRHRPGGGNVKIESVKLDFKEKAQAKIGSLENAHHIPGGGNIKIDSQKLHFREQAKARVDHGAEIITQSPGRSSVASPRRLSNVSSSGSINLLESPQLATLAEDVTAALAKQGL